The genomic interval GCCGCTCATCTTGGGGAGCAGAAGATCGAGCACGAGGAGATCCGGTAGCGATTTGAAGACGCGGTCCACAGCCGACTCGCCGTCGTGCTCTTTCACGACGCGGTACCCCTCGCGCGCGAGGTTGTAGCTCACGAGCTCGCAGATTTCCTCCTCGTCGTCGACCACCAGGATTGTCGCGCGCGGGCTTCGGGGCATCGTTCGCCGACGAGGTTTGGGATCGGGACGGGGCGCTTGGGCGCCGTCGATCGGGTCCTGGCGGATTGTACCATCGCGGCGATCCGGAACCTTCCCATACCGGAATTTCGTCAGGCGTCCGCGCCAGCGCTAAATCCCGCATTGACTTCGCGTCTTCCGTTCGGCTACGCTCCGCGGCCTGCCTTGTCTTTCCATCGAGGCTCTACCCGACTTCATGAAGCAGCAAAGGGGCTTATGACGAGGCGTTCGACGCCATGATGACGCGAAGCGACCAGTGGAAGCTTTACCTCACGGCGATCTTCGTGCTGGCGTCGGTCTGGACGCTCTGGCCCACCTTCCAATTCTATTCGCTGAGCCCGCAGCGCCGGCAGGAGGTTCTCCAGGCGCGCCCGTCCGCCGCGACCACGGAAGCGGAACGTTCCCGGATGGAGAAGGACGCCAAGCTGCGGGAGAGGTCCATCAAGCTCGGCCTCGACCTCCAGGGGGGCATGTACCTGCTGCTGGAGGTCGACCGCTCCAAGCTCGGCCCCGTGGAGGCCAAGAACGCGGTGGATCAGGCGATGCAGATCATCCGGAACCGCGTGGATCAATTCGGGGTCGCCGAGCCCTCGATCCAAAAGCAGGGGGAAAACCGGATCTTGATCCAGCTCCCCGGCCTGCTCGACCAAGAGCGGGCCAAGGCCCTGATCGGCCAGACGGCGCTTCTGGAATTCAAGCTGGTCAAGACCGAGGAGGAAGCGAGGGCGTTCTACGACCGCGTGGACCCATATTTCGCGCGGAAGCTGCGCGGAGGCGTTCCTCCCGACAGCACCGCCCCCGATTCGATCCTCCATCCGTTCACCTCGAAGCTCCTCGCCTCGTCCCATTCCGAGGCCGTCGTCCTAAGCGAGAACGTGCCGATCGTGGATCAGATGATCGGCCGGCTCAAAGTCGATTCCACGTTCGTCACCGACGCGGTGCTGGCGTGGGACGCGCACGAAACCGAAGTTTCGGGGCGCACGGCGCGAGGCCTCTACGTGGTCGGGAAGGAAGCGCTGATGAAAGGGTCGGAGGTGGCGAGCGCCCAGATGCGCCTCGACCTGGACCCGGCGCGACCCGGCGCACCGGGCGTCTCGTTCAACCTGACGAGCCGCGGCGGGGCGCTCTTCGCGGACATCACCGGGGCCAATGTGGGTCGCAGGCTCGCGATCGTGCTCGACGGAAAGGTCCAGTCGGCCCCCAACATCCAGGAGAAGATCCCGCGCGGCCAGGGCTCGATCACGGGCAGCTTTACCGAGGAGGAGGCGCAGAATCTCGCGATCGTGCTCCGATCGGGCGCCCTCCCGGCCCCGGTCAACGTCGTCGAGGAACGCACGGTGGGACCCTCGCTGGGGCAAGATTCCATCGAGAAGGGCGTTCGGGCCGGCGCGGTCGGAGCCCTGCTCGTGGTCCTGTTCATGATCATCTATTACCGGATCTCGGGAGTGGTCGCCGTGGTCGCGCTGATCCTCAACATCATGGGACTTCTGGCCTGCATGGCCGGTTTCCACGCGACGCTCACGCTCCCCGGGATCGCGGGGGTCGTGCTCACGATCGGAATGGCGGTGGACACGAACGTCCTGATTTTCGAGCGGATCCGCGAAGAGCTCCGAAACAAGAGAACCGTCATCGCCGCCATCGAAACGGGCTACGCGCGCGCGTACCGCACCATCATCGACGCGCACGTGACCACGCTCTTGAGCTCCTTCGCGCTGATGTGGTTCGGGACGGGTCCCATTCGAGGGTTCGCGGTCACGCTCTCGATCGGGCTCATCATCAACCTCATCACGGCGGTCGGGATTTCCAAGATGATCTTCGATGCCTGGTCGGTTCGCCGGAAGCTGGCTTCCATCAGCATTTAGGAGCGTCGAATGCTTCAAATTCTTCACGGGGTCAACGTCAATTGGATGGCGCGTCGGCACATCGCTTTCATGGTGTCGGGTGCCTTCGTGTTGGTCTCGATCATCTCCCTCATCGTGCACGGAGGTCCGCGCTACGGTGTGGACTTCACCGGCGGGACCCTCCTCGAGCTCCAGATCACGCCCCCGGTTTCCGTGGACGCCGTCCGCACGAGCGTGGACCATGCGGGATTCACGGGGAGCGAGATTCAGAAGCTGGATAGGCCGGGTCAGGTGTTGATCCGCGTCGAGTCGAGGGCCGGGAGGGGAAGCCCGTCGACGGCGGTCCCGTCCGCGCTGCGTCAAGCTCACCCCGGCACGAAGGTGGACGTGATCCGCGTCGAATCGGTCGGGCCGCGGGTCGGAAACGAGCTTCGAGGGGCCGCGATCAAGGCGATTTTCGTGGCCCTGGGGCTCATCCTCATCTACGTCGGAATCCGTTATGATTGGAGATACTCGTTGGGCGCCGTCGTGGCGCTGTTCCACGACGTCTTCATCACCTTGGGGGCGATCTCCATCACGAACAAGGAAGTCACCCTGACGGTGGTCGCGGCGCTTCTGACCATCGCGGGGTACTCCATCAACGATACGATCGTCGTCTTCGATCGAATCCGCGAAAGATCCAAGACGCTCCGCCGGGAACCTCCGGAGAAGGTCATGAACATCGCCATCAACGAGACACTGAGCCGTACGATCATCACGTCCTTCACCGTGTTTCTGACGGTGGTTTCTCTGTACACCTTAGGGGGCGAGGTCATACACGACTTCTCGTTCGCGATGCTTGTCGGAGTCGTTTTCGGCACCTATTCGTCCGTCTACGTCGCAAGCGGTCTGGCGCTTGAGGTCCAGCTCTCCCTCGAGCGCGCGGGTCGCGGGAAGAAGTAGCGCCGGCGCGCCGCCCGTAGCGGGCCATCCCGTGAACCTAACCGCCATCCTGCTCATTGCCGGGCTCGCCTCTCCAGCCTTCGCCGCGTGTACGCCCGAGACACCGTCGGCGGCACCGGAGCCCCGCCCCGAGCTCGGGCCTCCCACGGCGCTCCGTCTGTTCGCGGACGTGGAGGACGCGTGGGCCACATCCGACGCGGAGCGACTCGCGTCGCTGGTCGACACGTCCGCCGTCAGGATCGCGGTCAAGCCGGGAGCCCCGCTCACGGCGGCGCTCACGCGGGTGGCCGCCGCCTTCCTGCTCCAAGATCAGCTGAGGCTCGTGCGGACGCAGGGATTCCAAATGACACGGTTCCAATACGACCCGAAGAAACGGATCTGCCGCGCGACGGCGACCTGGACCGGCGATTGGGGGGGGCGCCAGGGAAGGCGCGCCGTCCGCGTCGCCCTCATCGCGAAACCGACGAACAACCGCTGGTTTCTCACGGAAATCCGCGCTGAAGATTGACCCGATAACGTGTCCGCGCCCGATTCCTCCCGTTCCGAAGCCGACGTTCTCTACACCGCCGACCTCCACGGAAGCCGAGGGCTCTACACCGAGGCGCTGACGCTCGCGCGCAAGCTCGGCGTGCGCGCTTTGATTCTGGGCGGCGATCTGGCGCCTCACGCGACGGTCCCGGAGCAACGCGCGTTCTTCACGGAGTTCCTGATTCCGCTGGTACGCGAGTACCGGGAGGACGCCGGCTCGGCGGATCTCTTTTTCATCATGGGGAACGACGACTGGCGTGCGAACCTCCCCGTGCTCCTTCGGGCGGGCATCGAGCGCTTCCACCACATCCACCGCACGGTGCGGCGGCTCGACGCGGAAACGTGGATCGCGGGGCTCGGCTCGGTGAGCCTGACACCGTTCGCGCTCAAGGATTGGGAACGCTGGGAGGAAGGGCTCAACGGCCCCATACGGATGGATGGCTTCCGGAGCCAGGAGGACGGCTCGGTTCACCCGTTCGATTTTCGCGGGCGCGAATGGGAGGAATGGATCGGGGCCGATCTCGAGACGATCGGGCGCGAATTGGGCCCCGATCGCACACCGCTCGTCTGTGTGTCCCACGGCCCGCCCTTCGGGACCGCGCTCGATTTGATTCACGGCGAAGTCCACGTCGGCTCCCGCGAGGTTCGCAAGTTCCTCGAGACCCATCGCCCCCTGATATCCCTCCACGGCCACATCCACGAGTCGCCGGCGGTGTCCGGGAGATTCGCCGATCGCCTGGGTCCCACGATCTGTGTTAATCCGGGCCAACGGATGGGAAGCACCCTGCACGCGGTCTGGTTTCGATTCGAGAATTTGGCCGGGTCGTTGACCCACACCCTCCTCGGGCCGGCAAAACTCGACGCTCCGGCTGCTTAACCCCGCCCGACATCTCCGCAGCACGGAACCGCAGCGCGTTCCGTAGGTACTCTTACATACAGCCCGATGCAGGACGGCGTGCGCCGCCATCTGATATAATGAAGCAACTTAGAGCCCCCTGATCCGAGGCCTCGTGACCGGGTTTCCCTCGCGAATCCAAATGCCCCGTTCCGCCCTGGCGGCACTCATCACCCTCGGCATGGCATGCGCCTTGCCTGTTCACGCGCCGTCCGCCGCACCCCGCGAGCTGGAGTTGAACGGCGGGTTCACGATCGCGAGGCTCAAGTACACGGGAGGCGGCGATTGGTACTCCGATGAGAGCTCGCTTCGGAACCTTCTCCGCGCGCTCAGGGCACGCGGGGAGGTGCGTGTGAGCCAAGACCAGGAAGCCGTCGTGACCCCGACCGACCCCGAGATTTGGAACTACCCCATGCTCTTTATGACAGGCCACGGCAACGTAAAGATGAACGAGGAGGAAGCCCGCTCGCTCCGAAGCTACCTCGATGCGGGAGGGTTTCTCTGGGCCGACGACAATTTCGGAATGGACAAGTCCTTCCGTGAGCTCATCAAGCGGCTCTATCCCGAGACGCCTCTCACCGAGCTTCCCTTCAGCCACGCGGTCTTCCGTTATCCGAATTCCTTTCCCGCGGGGGCGCCCAAGATCCACGAGCACGACGGGGGCCCGGCTCGCGTGTACGCGGTGATCAAGGGCGGACGCGTCCTGGTCCTCTATACGTTCGACTGCGATATTGGCAACGGAATCGAAGACGCCGGAATTCACGACGATCCCGCCGAAAGGCGGCTGGCCGCGATGCGCTTCGCGATCAACCTCGCGACCTATGCGGTGACGCATTGAGGCCCAAGCGATGAATCCCGCCTACGAAGCCTTGCTTCGCGTGCTCCGGCGAGCGCGCCGGCTCCTCCTCTGGCGCTCGGTCGAGCGGGCGGGCTTCCTCGCGACGTTCGGCGTCATGGCGCTCGCCTGCCTCGCGCTCCTGGCCTCGCTCCTTCTGCCCCTGCATCGCTCCGAGTACGTCGCGCTCCGCACGGGGCTCCTCCTTGGGGCCTGTGCGGCTTTGATCTTCACGCTCGTCCGAGTGCTTCGCTCGCGCGCGGGGCTCCCCGAAGCCGCGCTGGAGGCGAGCCGCCTGATCGATCCGCGCGAGGACGCGCTCCTGACCGCGCTCGAGCTGGGCCGTGGGGCGACCACGCGCTCGGTCGCGGCCCTCGCGACCGGTTACTCCGACGCGCTCACCCAGCAAGCGGTCCGTGCCGCGGCGGAGCGGGCCGCCTCGCTTCCGCTCCCGCTACTGCGCGCGTGGCGCGGTCGCTCGAGCTCGATCCGGCGCCTCGGGATCGCCCTGGCCGTCGTGGCCGCGGTTGCGGCGCTCGGCGGATCGCGCACGGTCACGGGCGTCAAGCGCATCGCCGATCCCGAAACGGCCCCGCTGGCGCCGATCCAAATCCGGGTCGAGCCCGGGTCGGAAGAGGTTGAGGGCGGGGCCTCGGTCCCGGTCCGGGTCTACGTGGCGGGGACCGATCGGAAGCCGCACTTACTCTCGAAAGAGCGATCGGCCGGAAGCCGTCCATGGCGCGAAACGACGCTCGAGCCTGCGGCCGGCGAGGCGCGCCCGCGCGCGGGAGAGCGGGCCTACGCGACCGTGATCGCCAACTTGAAGGAAGACCTCGCGTATCAAGTCCGCGCTTCCGACCAGGTCAGTCCGGTCTATCTCATCTCGGTTCGAGATCTGCCGCGCGCATCCGGCTTTCGAATTCGCTACGAGTATCCCGCGTACTGCGGGCTCCCCTCCGAGGGGACCAACGCGATCACGGGTGATCTCGCCGCCCCGCGTGGAACGAACGCCAGGGTCGAGGTTCTCCTCAATCGATCGGTGGACATCGCGTCGATCGACTACGAGGGAGGCGCCGCGAGGATCCACGGAGAGGTGGGCGAGCGACTCGCCCGGTTCGCGGTTCCGGTCCGCTCCGACGCGAAATACCGGATCCGCCTGACCGACCCGCGGGGACGCAGGGTCGATCTCGGCCCCTACGAGATCAAGTCCATCCCGGACCGCCCGCCGACCGTCACCATCCTCTCGCCCGGGGCGGTGGAGGACGTGACGCGCGATTTGACCGCGACCATCCTGGCCGGGGCGACCGACGACTATGGCGTCAGGAAGGTCCTCCTGCGCTACCGCGTCCGGGAAGAGGAGCAGCGCGTCGAGACCCTCCACCAAGAAAGGGACGGCGTGCGCGAGCTGGCCGTCCGGTACACGTGGTCCCTCGCGCCCTTGAATCTCCTGCCGGGCGAGGAGATCCAGTACGAAGTCGGTGCCCAGGACGGGAACCAGATCGACGGGCCCCAGGTGACCTGGTCGGAGACGCGGACCCTGCGCTTCCCCTCCGCCGCGGAGATCCTCGCATCGGTCGAGCGGCAGCAAGATTCATCCGTCGCCACCCTCGAGGACGCGATCCGAAACGCGCAAGGGCTGAAGGAAAAGTCGGAGGAGCTGGCGCGCGACATGGGGCGCACCCGCGAGCTGCCCTGGGAGAAGGGGCAGGACATCCAGAAGATGCTCGAGGGCCAGCAGACCGTCCGGGAGCAGATCGACAAGGTCGCGGAGAAGCTCTCGCAGGACGCCGACAAGCTGGCGCAGTCACGCGCGCTCAACGCCGAGCTGGTCCAGAAACTGTCCGAGCTTCACCAGCTCTTGAACCAGCTCCGCGACCAGTCGATCCTTCGCGCCATGCAGCGCGTCCAGGAGGCGCTCAACAAGATGTCGCCCCAGGATCTCGAGCGCGCGATGCAGAACATGAAGCTCACGCAGGAGGACGTGGTCCGCAATCTGGAGCGCACGATCGACCTTTTGAAGCAGCTCAAGATGGAGGAAAAGCTCGAGGCGGTCGCCGAACGGGCCTCGGAGCTGGCGAGGCGGCAGCTCGCGCTCAGCGATTCCCTCGCCCGCGCCCGTCAGCCGGAGGAGATGAAAGATCTCGCGAAAGGGGAAAAGGAGATCGAGAAGCTGAGCCAGGAGCAGCGCGCGGCGCTCGATTCTCTTTCGACGGAGCTGAAGCAGATGGATCCCGAGTCGGCCCGCGAAGCGGAGGAGCAGCGCGACAGGCTTCAGGGCATCTACCCGATTTTCGAGAAGTCGATCGGGTCGCTTCAGGACGCCATGAAGCAGGAGGCGAGGGAAAGCACACAGGATCTGGCCCATCAGCTCGAGGAGATGCGAAACGCGGTCAACAAGATGAAAGAAGATTTTGTATTCCGCAAGAAGAACGACGTCGGGCGGAAGATGGACGCCTCGATCCAGGATCTGCTCGAGATCGCGGACGCGCAAGAAGATCTCTTGGACGATGAGAAAAGCGCCACGGGCGAGCGCGCCTCGACCCAGCAGGGTCTCGAGGAAACCACCGAGGGCGCCGCGAACCGCATCTCGGAGCTGGCCAAGAAGACGCTCTTCATCACGCCCGACGTGATGGAGGCGATCGGTCGCGCGCTCGGGAATCAGAAGAACGCCGTCGGCCGCTATTCGATGGAAGACATGATCGGCGGACTCGTCGCGAGCAAGGAGGCGACCATCGCTCTGAATCAGGCGGCTCAAGCGCTTCTCAAGGCGAGGGACGCGATGGCGTCGGCCAAGTCCTCGACCGGGTTCCAGGAGGCCATGCAGATGCTTCAGGGCCTGGCCGGCGATCAGCAGAAGCTGAACAGCGAGGCGCTCTCGATGATGCCCGGGGGCCAGGGAGGGAACGGCCAGGATGGGAGGCTCACGCCCGAGCAGGCCGGCGCGCTGGAGCGGATGGCGGCCGAGCAGGAAGCGATCCGCCAAGGGCTGAAGGAAGCCATGGAAAAGCTCGGCCAGAGCGGGGGCACGATGGGTCGGCTCGGCGAGACCGGCGAGGAGATGAAGAAGGTCGCTCAGGATCTGCGCGGCGGCAGGCTCGATCAGCAGACGGTCGAACGCCAGCAGCGCATCTTGAGCCGCCTCCTCGACGCGCCCCGGAGCGTCGAGAAGCGGGACTACTCCAGGCGGCGGACCTCGCGCCCCGGCGTGGACGTCGTGCGCTCCTCTCCCGGCGCTCTGTCCGCCGAGCTCCTGAAGGCGAGGCCTTCGCTGGCCGCGCTCCTCGCGCGCGGCGGCCGCGATCCTGTCTCGCCGCGATACCGGGCGGTCGTGGACCAGTACTTCCAGGCCATCCTCGAGGGGAAGGCGCATTGAGGAAGGTTCTCGGCGCCCGGGCCCTCGCGTTCGTGCTCGCGATCCTGCCCGCCGCCCCCGCGTGGGGCTCCGCCCCGGCGCCGATCCAGCCGTCGGGGCCCTCGGCGCCCGTCCCCCGCCCGGCGCCCCCGCGCGAAGCGGCGAAGGGGAAGGGCCTCTATCACACGCTTCTCGGGAATCTCTCGATCCGGGCGCCGCAGGACACGGTCGGAGGCGGCGAATACGACGAGGCCCGGCGCCTCTTCGAGGCGGGGCTTTTCGATTCCGCCGCCGCCGAGTTCCAGCAGTTCGCGGCGCGCTTCCCGCGCAATCTCTTCCTGAACGATGCGATCGAGCACGTTCTTCTCATCCGCGAGAACCGGGAGCCCGGGGACGAGGCGCTCCGCCTCTACGCGCGCACGGTGGCGCTCCGGGGCGCCGGCCTCGTTGATTCGGCCGCTTCGGTCGCGCGGGCCGGGCTGTCGCGCTTTCCAAACGCGCGCGTCCGATACCATTGGCACTACCTCTTGGCCGAGACCGCGCGGGAGCGCGGCGATCACGCGGCCGCGATCCGCTACGCGCTCGTGATCGCGGACTCTACGTCGAAGAGCCGGCTCGCGCCCTACGCGCTGAAGCTCGCGGGGGACGAATCGATCGCGATGGGCGAGGATCCGGCGAAGGCGCTCCGGCTCTACCAAGCGCTCCTTGAGCGCTATCCCACGTCGCCGCTCGCGCCCCCCGTGCGCGCGCAGGTGCTCGAGATTCGGAAGCGACTTCAGCTGTGAGCCGGGCATTCCGATTCCTCCTCGCGGCGGGCGGCCTCGTCCTCGCGCTCTCGGGCGGCGGCCCGGCCCGGGCGGAGCTGCTTGTTCCGATGGATCCGGTCCAGACCGACCACCTCCGCGCGTACGGCCTCACCTACTGGGCGCTCCAGCAGGGGTTCCACGGCGAGTGGCTTCTCAATTACCGGGGCGGGTCTTTCTTGCTCCCCGACAACGCCCGCGTATCGAGTGAAGCCGCGGTTCGCGGCGTGCTCGTGGAAGCGGTGAGCGGGGCGCAGGTGGCCCAGATCCGCGCCGAGATCGCCGACAACAACATGGAGTCGGTAAAGCTGGAGACCGCTCCGCGCATCGCGGTATACGTTCCGCCGACGGCGCCGCCGTGGGACGACGCGGTCCAGCTCGCGCTCGAGTACGCCCAGATCCCCTACACCAAGCTCTGGGACGCCGAAGTGCTCCAGGGGCGGCTTTCCGAATACGACTGGCTTCACCTGCACCACGAGGATTTCACCGGTCAGTACGGGAAGTTCTACGCGGCCTTCGCGGGGACCGATTGGTACCGGCGTCAAGTCGCGGAGAACGTGGCCATCGCGCGCAAGCTCGGCTACTCCAAAGTCTCGGAGCTCAAGAAGGCCGTGGCGCGCGCGATCAAGTCCTACGTCGCCGCGGGCGGATTCCTCTTCGCGATGTGCTCCGCGACGGACACCTTCGATATTGCTCTGGCGGCGGAAGGGATCGACATCGTGGGCTCCGAATACGACGGCGATCCGCCGGATCCCCACGCGCAACAGAACCTCGATTTTGGGCGGTGCCTCGCCTTTCAAAACTTCGAGCTCGAGCCGAGCCCTCTCGTCTACGAGTACTCGAACATCGACACCAGCGCGAAGGACATGCTGCGCGGCCAGCAAAACGACTATTTCACCCTGTTCGATTTCTCGGCGAAGCAGGATCCGGTCCCGAGCATGCTCGTACAGGACCACACGGCGAACGTTCCCGGGTTCATGGGCCAGACGACCGCCTTCGAGAAAAAGCTCCTGAAGCCGGGGATCACCGTGCTTGCCGAAATTCCCGGCGCGGAGGAGGCGAAATACATCCACGGGCATTTCGGGAAGGGAACCTTCACCTTCTACGGCGGCCACGACCCGGAGGACTACCAGCATGCGGTCGGGGACCCGCCGACCGACCTTTCCCTCCACAAGAGCTCCCCCGGGTACCGGCTCATCCTGAACAACGTCCTCTTTCCGGCCGCCGAGAAAAAAGAGAAGAAAACGTAACCTTGAGCGGGCCGATCGCGCCGGATACACTGCTGCTCCTATGAATACGATTACGATGGCGGAGGCGCTTCGCCCCGCGTTCGCGCGGCCCGACGCGCCGACGAAGGCCGCTCCCCTCGCGTACGAGATCTTCCTCGTTCTGGCCGGCAGCGCGCTGATCGCCGCGTCCGCGTGGGTCGCCGTTCCGCTCCCGTTCTCACCCGTGCCCGTCACGGGTCAGACGTTTGGGGTTCTGCTCGTGGGCTCCATCCTCGGAAGCAGGCGCGGCGCGGCATCCGCGCTCGCGTACCTTGCGGAGGGGGTTGCCGGCGCGCCGGTGTTCGCGGGGGGCGCATCCGGAGCTCCCGTTCTCGCGGGCCCGTCGGGAGGCTATCTCGCCGGGTTCGTGCTGGGTGCGTGGATCTGCGGGGCCCTCGCCGAGCGAGGCTGGGATCGTCGTGCCGCCACGACCATCGCTTCCATGACCCTCGGGAACTTGGCCATCCTGGGCGCGGGCCTCCTTTGGCTCGCGCGATTCGTCGGGCCGGGCCCCGTCCTCACGGTCGGGCTTTGGCCCTTCGTCCCCGGCGACGTCGTCAAGATCGGCCTGGCGGCGGCGCTCCTTCCTCTCGGGTGGCGGCGCCTCGCGGGACTCACCGCGCGCTGAATCGTGGCCGTCATCACGCATTTTTCCAAACCCACGGTGCTCGTGACCGGTGCGACGGGGGCCATCGGCCGGGCGGTGTGCCGTGAGCTCGTGGTGCACGGCTATCTCGTGATCGGGCTCGTGCGGAGCATCGAAGCCAAGGAGAGGCTCCCCTACGCGGTCATCCCGGCGCTGGGCGATGTCCGGGACCCGGCGTCGTGGGAGCACGCGATCGAGCAGTCCGACATCGTGATCCA from Candidatus Eisenbacteria bacterium carries:
- a CDS encoding DUF4159 domain-containing protein is translated as MPRSALAALITLGMACALPVHAPSAAPRELELNGGFTIARLKYTGGGDWYSDESSLRNLLRALRARGEVRVSQDQEAVVTPTDPEIWNYPMLFMTGHGNVKMNEEEARSLRSYLDAGGFLWADDNFGMDKSFRELIKRLYPETPLTELPFSHAVFRYPNSFPAGAPKIHEHDGGPARVYAVIKGGRVLVLYTFDCDIGNGIEDAGIHDDPAERRLAAMRFAINLATYAVTH
- the secF gene encoding protein translocase subunit SecF, coding for MLQILHGVNVNWMARRHIAFMVSGAFVLVSIISLIVHGGPRYGVDFTGGTLLELQITPPVSVDAVRTSVDHAGFTGSEIQKLDRPGQVLIRVESRAGRGSPSTAVPSALRQAHPGTKVDVIRVESVGPRVGNELRGAAIKAIFVALGLILIYVGIRYDWRYSLGAVVALFHDVFITLGAISITNKEVTLTVVAALLTIAGYSINDTIVVFDRIRERSKTLRREPPEKVMNIAINETLSRTIITSFTVFLTVVSLYTLGGEVIHDFSFAMLVGVVFGTYSSVYVASGLALEVQLSLERAGRGKK
- the secD gene encoding protein translocase subunit SecD, giving the protein MMTRSDQWKLYLTAIFVLASVWTLWPTFQFYSLSPQRRQEVLQARPSAATTEAERSRMEKDAKLRERSIKLGLDLQGGMYLLLEVDRSKLGPVEAKNAVDQAMQIIRNRVDQFGVAEPSIQKQGENRILIQLPGLLDQERAKALIGQTALLEFKLVKTEEEARAFYDRVDPYFARKLRGGVPPDSTAPDSILHPFTSKLLASSHSEAVVLSENVPIVDQMIGRLKVDSTFVTDAVLAWDAHETEVSGRTARGLYVVGKEALMKGSEVASAQMRLDLDPARPGAPGVSFNLTSRGGALFADITGANVGRRLAIVLDGKVQSAPNIQEKIPRGQGSITGSFTEEEAQNLAIVLRSGALPAPVNVVEERTVGPSLGQDSIEKGVRAGAVGALLVVLFMIIYYRISGVVAVVALILNIMGLLACMAGFHATLTLPGIAGVVLTIGMAVDTNVLIFERIREELRNKRTVIAAIETGYARAYRTIIDAHVTTLLSSFALMWFGTGPIRGFAVTLSIGLIINLITAVGISKMIFDAWSVRRKLASISI
- a CDS encoding tetratricopeptide repeat protein encodes the protein MRKVLGARALAFVLAILPAAPAWGSAPAPIQPSGPSAPVPRPAPPREAAKGKGLYHTLLGNLSIRAPQDTVGGGEYDEARRLFEAGLFDSAAAEFQQFAARFPRNLFLNDAIEHVLLIRENREPGDEALRLYARTVALRGAGLVDSAASVARAGLSRFPNARVRYHWHYLLAETARERGDHAAAIRYALVIADSTSKSRLAPYALKLAGDESIAMGEDPAKALRLYQALLERYPTSPLAPPVRAQVLEIRKRLQL
- a CDS encoding asparagine synthetase B, whose protein sequence is MLVPMDPVQTDHLRAYGLTYWALQQGFHGEWLLNYRGGSFLLPDNARVSSEAAVRGVLVEAVSGAQVAQIRAEIADNNMESVKLETAPRIAVYVPPTAPPWDDAVQLALEYAQIPYTKLWDAEVLQGRLSEYDWLHLHHEDFTGQYGKFYAAFAGTDWYRRQVAENVAIARKLGYSKVSELKKAVARAIKSYVAAGGFLFAMCSATDTFDIALAAEGIDIVGSEYDGDPPDPHAQQNLDFGRCLAFQNFELEPSPLVYEYSNIDTSAKDMLRGQQNDYFTLFDFSAKQDPVPSMLVQDHTANVPGFMGQTTAFEKKLLKPGITVLAEIPGAEEAKYIHGHFGKGTFTFYGGHDPEDYQHAVGDPPTDLSLHKSSPGYRLILNNVLFPAAEKKEKKT
- a CDS encoding biotin transporter BioY, with product MAEALRPAFARPDAPTKAAPLAYEIFLVLAGSALIAASAWVAVPLPFSPVPVTGQTFGVLLVGSILGSRRGAASALAYLAEGVAGAPVFAGGASGAPVLAGPSGGYLAGFVLGAWICGALAERGWDRRAATTIASMTLGNLAILGAGLLWLARFVGPGPVLTVGLWPFVPGDVVKIGLAAALLPLGWRRLAGLTAR